A single Glycine soja cultivar W05 chromosome 14, ASM419377v2, whole genome shotgun sequence DNA region contains:
- the LOC114384577 gene encoding UPF0496 protein At1g20180-like — MRDMTCTGWICSLRRTGRSRKECNEDRLYKKQSVNEEYLEAFRTKSYIEICNKAQEGIEKTSTKMLTSSSSSIPLCMQLTEYLLEPHQEMIANITQRLKLHHLLVNYFEASLEACRCCDTILEAIHSMRLAYRRITRVVKLSKTVLDDEDDDNDDKIHNKYVIYRELASFAMQKNPLSVVISTVKFRDIHDRYVELLQRLKSTRREIRRRLTLKRVCKKVLGIALITAHSVVLVALLVFAFHSIVGLVAAPSIVCGLVGLFVKRGRERFRSSYCDDEKLCEQLDVAAKGVYVLSNDLDTMGRMVKRLHDEVEHRKVVAEVCVRNEKSEILLKQVMRDFHEHESSFLEQLEELEGHIYLCFLTTNRSRRLVVQEITDKKVKH, encoded by the coding sequence GTAGATCACGGAAGGAATGTAACGAAGATAGATTGTATAAGAAGCAAAGCGTGAATGAGGAATATTTGGAAGCATTCAGAACAAAGTCTTACATCGAAATATGCAACAAAGCACAAGAGGGGATTGAAAAGACAAGCACCAAAATGCtaacttcctcttcttcttcaatcCCTTTGTGCATGCAGCTCACGGAGTATTTGCTTGAGCCGCATCAAGAGATGATAGCAAACATAACACAGAGATTGAAGCTGCATCATCTTCTTGTGAACTACTTCGAAGCAAGCTTAGAAGCGTGTCGTTGTTGTGACACAATCCTTGAAGCCATCCATTCAATGCGACTTGCTTATCGACGAATCACAAGGGTTGTTAAGCTAAGCAAAACGGTCCTTGACGATGAAGATGATGACAATGAcgacaaaatccacaacaagtATGTAATCTATAGAGAGTTAGCTTCCTTTGCTATGCAAAAAAACCCTTTGTCCGTTGTTATTAGcaccgtgaagttccgtgacatccACGACAGATACGTGGAACTCTTGCAAAGACTGAAATCAACGAGAAGGGAAATTCGAAGGAGGTTGACATTAAAGAGGGTTTGCAAGAAGGTTTTGGGGATTGCTCTTATTACTGCTCATAGCGTGGTTCTTGTTGCTTTGTTAGTGTTTGCTTTTCACagcattgttgggttggtggctGCGCCTAGTATCGTGTGTGGGTTGGTTGGTTTGTTCGTGAAGAGGGGCCGTGAAAGGTTTAGGTCAAGCTATTGTGATGATGAGAAGCTGTGTGAACAACTTGATGTGGCTGCAAAAGGGGTTTATGTTCTGAGCAATGATTTGGACACAATGGGTAGGATGGTGAAGAGGCTGCACGATGAAGTGGAGCATAGGAAAGTGGTTGCTGAGGTTTGTGTGAGGAATGAGAAGAGTGAGATACTACTGAAGCAGGTTATGAGGGATTTTCATGAGCATGAGTCTAGCTTTCTGGAGCAGTTGGAAGAGCTTGAGGGGCATATCTACTTGTGCTTTCTCACCACAAACAGATCAAGGAGGCTTGTTGTGCAAGAAATTACggacaaaaaagtaaaacattga
- the LOC114384233 gene encoding peroxidase 64, translated as MATIATVMLITMSLASLVSALNVNYYENACPHNVDSIVAAAVHKATMNDKTVPAALLRMHFHDCFIRGCDASVLLESKGKKKAEKDGPPNISLHAFYVIDNAKKAVEAVCPGVVSCADILALAARDAVALSGGPTWDVPKGRKDGRISKATETRQLPAPTFNISQLQQSFSQRGLSLEDLVALSGGHTLGFAHCSSFQNRIHKFSQKLEIDPSLNPSFARSLRGICPSHNKVKNAGSSLDSSSTLFDNAYYKLLLQGKSLFSSDQALLTHPTTKALVSNFADSQEEFERAFVKSMIKMSSITNGGQEIRLNCKLVR; from the exons ATGGCAACTATTGCTACAGTTATGCTTATAACTATGTCCCTGGCTTCTCTTGTGAGTGCACTAAATGTAAATTACTATGAAAATGCGTGCCCCCATAATGTAGATTCCATTGTAGCTGCTGCTGTTCACAAAGCAACCATGAATGACAAAACTGTCCCAGCTGCTCTTCTTCGGATGCATTTTCATGATTGCTTCATAAGG ggtTGTGATGCCTCTGTTCTTCTCGAATCAAAAGGTAAGAAAAAAGCAGAAAAGGATGGACCTCCTAACATTTCTTTACATGCATTCTATGTCATTGACAACGCTAAGAAAGCAGTGGAAGCCGTTTGCCCCGGGGTAGTATCTTGTGCTGATATTTTGGCTCTTGCTGCTAGGGATGCTGTTGCTCTG TCGGGAGGACCCACTTGGGATGTGCCAAAAGGAAGAAAGGATGGAAGGATATCAAAGGCCACAGAAACCAGACAATTGCCGGCTCCCACCTTCAACATCTCCCAATTACAACAAAGCTTCTCCCAAAGAGGCCTTTCCTTGGAAGATCTTGTAGCCCTCTCAG GAGGTCACACCCTGGGGTTTGCTCATTGTTCATCTTTCCAAAACAGAATCCATAAGTTCAGCCAGAAACTAGAGATTGACCCATCTCTGAACCCTTCATTCGCAAGAAGCCTCCGAGGCATATGCCCCTCTCACAACAAGGTTAAAAATGCAGGAAGCTCATTGGATTCTAGTTCCACCTTGTTTGACAATGCTTATTACAAGCTACTCCTCCAAGGAAAGAGCTTATTCTCCTCTGATCAAGCTCTGCTCACTCATCCCACCACTAAAGCTTTGGTTTCCAACTTTGCTGATTcgcaagaggaatttgaaaggGCCTTCGTCAAGTCCATGATCAAGATGAGCAGCATCACCAACGGTGGACAAGAAATCAGGCTCAATTGTAAACTCGTTAGATGA
- the LOC114383680 gene encoding expansin-A11-like: MGKMGKIMLVLGSLIGLCCFSINTYAFSPSGWTNAHATFYGGSDASGTMGGACGYGNLYATGYGTRTAALSTALFNDGASCGQCYKIICDYKADSRWCIKGRSVTITATNFCPPNFALPNNNGGWCNPPLKHFDMAQPAWEKIGIYRGGIVPVLFQRVPCKKHGGVRFSVNGRDYFELVLISNVGGAGSIQSVSIKGSKTGWMAMSRNWGSNWQSNAYLNGQSLSFRVTTTDGETRVFQDIVPASWTFGQTFSSPVQF, translated from the exons ATGGGCAAAATGGGCAAAATTATGCTTGTTTTGGGTAGCCTCATTGGATTATGCTGTTTTTCAATCAATACCTATGCCTTCTCACCTTCTGGATGGACCAATGCCCATGCCACTTTTTACGGGGGTAGTGATGCTTCAGGAACTATGG GGGGAGCTTGTGGGTATGGGAATCTGTATGCAACTGGGTATGGAACTAGAACTGCAGCTTTAAGCACTgccttatttaatgatggagcTTCCTGTGGTCAGTGCTACAAAATTATATGTGATTACAAAGCAGACTCTAGATGGTGCATCAAAGGAAGATCTGTAACCATTACTGCCACAAACTTTTGCCCTCCCAATTTCGCCCTTCCTAACAACAATGGAGGCTGGTGCAACCCACCACTCAAGCATTTTGATATGGCCCAACCCGCTTGGGAAAAGATTGGTATTTACAGAGGAGGGATCGTCCCCGTGCTATTCCAAAG GGTTCCATGCAAAAAGCATGGGGGGGTTAGGTTCAGTGTGAATGGGAGGGACTACTTCGAGCTAGTGTTGATCAGCAATGTGGGTGGTGCTGGATCCATCCAATCTGTGTCCATTAAAGGCTCAAAAACTGGATGGATGGCTATGTCTCGAAATTGGGGTTCTAATTGGCAATCCAATGCGTATTTGAATGGTCAATCTTTGTCCTTCAGGGTCACCACCACTGACGGAGAAACCAGAGTTTTCCAAGATATTGTTCCAGCAAGTTGGACATTCGGCCAAACTTTCTCTAGCCCAGTTCAGTTCTAA
- the LOC114385134 gene encoding probable 26S proteasome non-ATPase regulatory subunit 3 — MSEDEEMKDQATPSHLLSSVPPSTLHHLKGIASIIETGSYSKEVRRIARALRLTFAFRRKLTTPVLSSFLDYVLTPASEPHTRLSSYLPNPKEGDREMEVDSATSTIQTLAAKHLLPELEIYCYLLVLLFLIDQKRYDAAKACSSASIVRLKSLNRRTVDVIASRLYFYYSYSYELTGNLAEIRGNLLALHRIATLRHDELGQETLLNLLLRNYLHYNLYDQAEKLRSKAPRFEAHSNQQFCRYLFYLGKIRTIQLEYTDAKESLLQAARKAPSAAQGFRIQCNKWAVIVRLLLGEIPERTVFMQRGMEKALRPYFELTNAVRIGDLELFRNVAEKFGTTFNRDRTHNLIVRLRHNVIRTGLRNISISYSRISLVDVAKKLRLNSASPVADAESIVAKAIRDGAIDASLDHANGWMVSKETGDIYSTNEPQLAFNSRIAFCLNMHNEAVRALRFPPNTQKEKESAEKRRERHQQEQELAKHIAEEDDDDF, encoded by the exons ATGAGTGAAGACGAGGAGATGAAAGATCAGGCAACGCCTTCACACTTGCTTTCTTCAGTTCCTCCATCTACATTGCACC ATTTGAAGGGAATAGCATCAATTATTGAAACCGGTTCGTACTCAAAGGAAGTTCGTCGAATTGCTCGTGCCCTGCGCCTTACATTTGCATTTAGGCGTAAATTGACAACACCAGTTCTCTCATCTTTTCTTGATTATGTTCTTACTCCCGCTTCTGAACCTCACACTAGGTTATCCTCTTATCTCCCTAATCCTAAG GAGGGTGATCGAGAGATGGAAGTGGACAGTGCAACATCTACTATTCAAACCCTGGCGGCGAAGCACTTGTTGCCTGAGCTAGAAATCTACTGTTACctccttgtccttctttttcTGATTGACCAGAAAAGATACGATGCG gcCAAAGCTTGTTCCTCAGCAAGCATTGTTCGGCTGAAGAGCCTGAATAGAAGAACTGTCGATGTTATTGCATCTAGACTGTACTTTTATTACTCATATAGCTATGAGCTTACAGGAAATCTTGCTGAAATTCGAGG CAACCTCCTTGCATTGCACCGGATTGCTACCCTGCGTCATGATGAGCTGGGTCAG GAAACCCTTCTGAATCTGTTACTTCGTAACTATCTACATTACAACCTATATGATCAGGCAGAGAAGTTGAGGTCCAAGGCTCCACGTTTTGAGGCACATTCAAACCAGCAG TTCTGTCGTTATCTCTTCTACCTTGGGAAAATTCGGACAATTCAGTTGGAGTACACAGATGCAAAAGAGTCACTCTTGCAGGCTGCTCGTAAAGCTCCCAGTGCAGCACAGGGTTTTCGGATTCAATGTAACAAGTGGGCTGTGATAGTGCGTTTATTATTGGGAGAAATACCTGAGAGGACCGTCTTTATGCAGAGAGGAATGGAGAAAGCTTTGAGGCCTTACTTTGAGCTTACTAAT GCTGTCCGGATTGGTGACTTGGAGCTATTTAGGAATGTTGCAGAGAAGTTTGGTACTACTTTCAATAGAGACCGAACTCATAATTTGATTGTTCGGCTCCGTCATAATGTCATCCGGACTGGTTTACGCAACATCAGCATATCATATTCACGCATCTCGCTAGTTGATGTAGCTAAAAAGTTGAGGTTGAACTCTGCAAGTCCTGTTGCTGACGCTGAGAGCATTGTAGCAAAGGCTATCCGTGATGGGGCTATTGATGCTTCATTGGATCATGCCAATGGGTGGATGGTATCCAAGGAAACTGGAGATATCTACTCTACAAATGAGCCTCAGTTGGCATTTAATTCTCGGATTGCCTTTTGTCTTAACATGCACAATGAGGCAGTTCGAGCACTGCGTTTTCCACCAAACACACAGAAGGAAAAGGAAAGTGCTGAGAAGAGGAGAGAGAGGCATCAACAAGAGCAAGAATTGGCTAAACATATCGcagaggaagatgatgatgactTTTGA
- the LOC114385094 gene encoding ribonuclease P protein subunit p25-like protein, which yields MDRYQKVEKPRAETPIDENEIRITSQGRMRNYITYAMSLLQEKGSNEIVFKAMGRAINKTVTIVELIKRRIVGLHQNTAIGSTDITDTWEPLEEGLLPLETTRHVSMITITLSKKELDTSSVGYQPPLPADQVKAATDFDYEGEGSPNGRVRGRGGRGRGRGRGNGFISADYEDGGWDRNRGNARGRGRGRGRGFRGRGRGGYNGPHVDMQDGGYNQDVPQGRGRGRGRGGYRGRGRGFRSNGPIQAAA from the exons ATGGATCGGTACCAGAAGGTGGAGAAGCCAAGAGCTGAAACTCCAATCGATGAAAACGAGATCCGGATTACTAGTCAGGGAAGGATGCGCAACTACATTACTTACGCCATGAGCTTGCTTCag GAGAAAGGTTCTAATGAAATTGTTTTCAAAGCAATGGGGAGAGCTATCAACAAAACCGTGACAATTGTGGAGTTGATCAAG AGGAGAATTGTGGGCCTCCACCAGAATACAGCAATTGGATCCACTGATATCACTGATACTTGGGAGCCCCTAGAGGAAGGCCTCCTTCC TTTGGAGACGACAAGGCACGTGTCAATGATAACAATAACCCTTTCAAAGAAGGAACTCGATACATCGTCTGTGGG GTATCAGCCTCCACTACCAGCTGACCAGGTGAAGGCTGCTACAGATTTTGATTATGAAGGAG AGGGTTCACCTAATGGTCGTGTTCGTGGTCGTGGTGGCCGAGGCAGGGGAAGGGGCAGAG GTAATGGCTTTATTTCAGCTGATTATGAGGATGGAGGTTGGGATCGCAATAGGGGAAATGCTAGGGGCAGGggtagaggaagaggacgtgGCTTTCGTGGTCGTGGAAGGGGAGGGTACAATGGGCCCCATGTTGACATGCAAGATGGAGGATACAACCAAGATGTACCTCAAGGCCGTG GTCGTGGCCGTGGCAGGGGGGGATATCGTGGAAGGGGTCGTGGCTTCCGATCGAATGGGCCAATCCAAGCAGCTGCCTGA